TGAGACGTTTTGAAGAAGGGTCTGAAACTGCGCTTTAACCTCTTCCGGATTGGCTCCCTGATGGATTTTTCGGATGATTTCCTTCAGGATTTCCTTCCGGTCTTTCCCGAAAAGCTCGCTCATATACTTCCTCCCCAGGAATTTTCTTAGAGAATTTTATCCAATTGTGCCAATGGATTCAACGACTTTTGTCTCAGGTCGGGGAAGCTGGGGCTGAGGCCTTTTCCTTCACCACCATCTGGCAGCAAGTTCCGGCGCAGGACTTAAGGTTAAGTTGACATTGCTTCGTTTTTGTAGCATAATGTTGAGAGAAATAGTAGCATTCAGGAGCTGGGAAATGTTGGTGAACCGTGAGACCGATTATGCTATAAGGGTTATTTTATACCTTGCCATGCAACCGGAAGGCACCAGGGTCAGCGCAAAGCGGCTGGCAGTAGAAAAGGTCATCCCTAAAGCTTTTACACGGCGCATTTTGACCAGGCTTGCAAAAGCGGGCCTTCTAAAAAGCTTAAAGGGGCTGAAGGGCGGAGTTTATCTGGCCAAGATGCCCTCCCAGATAAGTATCCTGGAAGTAATGGAGGCGGTGGGAAGAGTTCCCCGGGTAAGCCCTTGCATTGAGGACCCCAGGGCATGCCCTTTTACTTCCACTTGCCCCGTTCGTGAATTGTGGATTGATATAGATAAGGAGTTAAAGGAACACCTCAGGGAGACCACTTTTGAGCAATTAGCCTACAGATTCAGCAAACAGGAGGAAAAAAGCCCCACGGGAAGTGCATAATGAGAAAAATGACTGAAGGGCTTTGGTGCACAAATCTGGACATCTGATTGAAAAAGAGCATAATTGGGGGTATGAGGAGGAAAAAGTGCTCCCACCCCCGACCACAGAAGCACCCGGAAAAGCGAAAGAAGCAACCCAGGAAGACCCGCTACTGGGTGCGGAATTGGCCAGAATATGACCGGGCTCTGGTCCAGAGGGGCTCTGGGACCCTCTGGATATCGGATGAGGCCATCGCCGGATGGCGGTATGAAAGGCCGAATCATCGGGGAGCCCCTTTCTTCTACAGCGATATTGCCATAGAGACGGTCCTGACCCTTCGGGAGGTCTTTCTCCTTCCCCATCGGGGAGCAGAGGGCTTTGTCCGTTCGGATTCCCCTGCCGGTTCTGGACCCTACGACCCTTTCCCGGCGAGGCCGAAAGATGGACGTCCGTCTTCCGAAGCGGGCTCAGGGACCCCTGCATCGGGTTCTGGATAGTAGTGGTCTGAAGGTCTATGGGGAAGTGGGTCGGGAGGTCTATCAGGCCCTGCAGGAGCACAGCCCAGGTATTCGGATGGCTATTCCTCCCCTACTTTGCGGAGCGGACGATTCAGGATGCCGAATCGGAAAAGGGATGGGATGAATTCCGGGCGCTCAAA
This is a stretch of genomic DNA from Anaerolineae bacterium. It encodes these proteins:
- a CDS encoding Rrf2 family transcriptional regulator, encoding MLVNRETDYAIRVILYLAMQPEGTRVSAKRLAVEKVIPKAFTRRILTRLAKAGLLKSLKGLKGGVYLAKMPSQISILEVMEAVGRVPRVSPCIEDPRACPFTSTCPVRELWIDIDKELKEHLRETTFEQLAYRFSKQEEKSPTGSA
- a CDS encoding transposase; its protein translation is MRNWPEYDRALVQRGSGTLWISDEAIAGWRYERPNHRGAPFFYSDIAIETVLTLREVFLLPHRGAEGFVRSDSPAGSGPYDPFPARPKDGRPSSEAGSGTPASGSG